A region of Fibrobacter succinogenes subsp. succinogenes S85 DNA encodes the following proteins:
- the fabD gene encoding ACP S-malonyltransferase: MISYVFPGQGSQFPGMGKDLFESNADVKSMFLKANEILGFNITDVMFNGTAEDLKQTKVTQPAVFLLSVAMAKVQGGKPDMAAGHSLGEFSALTATGAITFEAGLKLVAKRAEAMQKACELRPGTMAAVLGGSDELVEEACAQVKDAAVVPANFNSPGQVVISGEKAGIDQVAAYLTGKVKRVVPLQVGGAFHSPLMESARAELAKAIEETEFSTPVCPVYQNVDAKPHTDPNEIKANLLTQLTSPVRWTQTVKNMIADGATEFKELGPGEVLTNLIKRIQK, encoded by the coding sequence ATGATTTCATACGTATTTCCCGGTCAGGGTTCTCAGTTCCCAGGAATGGGCAAAGATTTATTCGAATCGAACGCCGACGTAAAGTCGATGTTCCTCAAGGCAAACGAAATTCTCGGCTTCAACATCACTGACGTGATGTTCAATGGCACCGCAGAAGACCTCAAGCAGACGAAAGTCACGCAGCCGGCAGTGTTCCTGCTCTCCGTTGCTATGGCTAAGGTTCAGGGTGGTAAGCCGGATATGGCCGCTGGTCATTCGCTCGGCGAATTCTCCGCACTCACGGCTACGGGCGCCATCACTTTTGAAGCTGGTCTCAAGCTCGTTGCAAAGCGTGCCGAAGCCATGCAGAAGGCATGCGAGCTCCGCCCGGGTACGATGGCAGCAGTTCTCGGCGGTTCTGACGAACTCGTCGAAGAAGCTTGCGCACAGGTCAAGGACGCAGCAGTTGTTCCGGCAAACTTCAACAGCCCGGGACAGGTCGTGATTTCTGGCGAAAAGGCCGGTATCGATCAAGTCGCTGCATATCTCACCGGTAAGGTGAAGCGTGTCGTTCCGCTGCAGGTCGGTGGTGCATTCCACTCCCCGCTCATGGAAAGCGCTCGTGCAGAACTCGCCAAGGCTATCGAAGAAACTGAATTTTCGACTCCGGTCTGCCCGGTCTACCAAAACGTAGACGCCAAGCCGCATACAGACCCGAACGAAATTAAGGCAAACCTTCTCACTCAGCTCACCTCCCCCGTCCGTTGGACACAGACGGTCAAGAACATGATTGCAGACGGTGCCACGGAATTTAAGGAACTTGGCCCCGGCGAAGTCCTTACCAACCTTATCAAGCGCATTCAGAAGTAA
- a CDS encoding patatin-like phospholipase family protein yields MKIGLALEGGSRQTIFSAGVLDAWLDEGVYFPYISGVSAGCHAAMNFVTRQRGRFRYIIQPTKIQQGRDKAHRIFDGIQKECYALHYNAAYGDMPFDFHLFFGSGVECEFGLTCLETGRSEFFQEYMSEKRLLDIVNASSALPMLFPIAQIDGKHYADGCVTSPIPYQRAFEKGCDKVVVVSTHYPGEIVTDFRKYRVILNPMFKRKYPDFFRALMLRYKRYEKMFAEMEKLEKSGKLLIFRPEKEVCDLFATDRNELDESYNMGLEYAKRRMGDLKAFMEI; encoded by the coding sequence ATGAAGATTGGCTTGGCTCTAGAAGGCGGTTCGCGTCAGACGATATTCTCGGCAGGCGTTTTGGACGCTTGGCTTGATGAAGGTGTTTATTTCCCGTATATTTCGGGCGTAAGTGCCGGTTGCCATGCGGCCATGAACTTTGTCACGCGCCAGCGCGGCCGTTTCCGCTATATTATCCAGCCGACCAAAATCCAGCAGGGTAGGGATAAGGCTCACCGCATTTTTGATGGAATCCAGAAGGAATGCTATGCGCTCCATTACAATGCTGCGTATGGTGATATGCCGTTCGATTTCCACCTGTTCTTTGGTTCGGGCGTGGAATGCGAATTTGGCCTTACCTGTTTGGAAACCGGCCGTTCGGAATTCTTCCAGGAATACATGAGCGAAAAGCGCTTGCTCGATATCGTGAACGCGAGCAGTGCCCTCCCGATGCTTTTCCCGATTGCGCAGATTGACGGCAAGCATTATGCAGACGGCTGCGTGACCTCTCCGATTCCGTACCAGCGTGCATTCGAGAAGGGCTGCGACAAGGTCGTTGTAGTTTCGACGCATTACCCTGGCGAAATCGTGACGGACTTCCGCAAGTACCGTGTGATTTTGAATCCGATGTTCAAGCGCAAGTATCCGGATTTCTTCCGTGCGCTCATGTTGCGTTACAAGCGTTACGAGAAGATGTTTGCCGAGATGGAAAAGCTCGAAAAATCTGGCAAGCTCTTGATTTTCCGCCCGGAAAAGGAAGTTTGCGACCTCTTTGCGACGGATCGTAACGAACTCGACGAATCCTACAACATGGGGCTTGAATACGCCAAGCGCCGCATGGGTGACCTCAAAGCCTTCATGGAAATTTAA
- the gdhA gene encoding NADP-specific glutamate dehydrogenase, whose amino-acid sequence MAIKNAYLQKVYEKVVARDPDQALFHQAVREFLESLDPVLEQDKSWETNGVIDRLVEPERVITFRVPWLDDKGNVQVNRGYRVQFNSAIGPYKGGIRLRNEVTLSMLKFLGFEQIFKNSLTTLPMGGGKGGSDFDPKGKSDNEVMRFCQSFMTELCKHVGADTDVPAGDQGTGAREIGYMFGQYKRIRNEFVGVLTGKGLSYGGSLARTEATGYGLCYFTREMLKDLANDSFEGKTVVISGSGNVAQFACQKATQLGAKVVTVSDSNGYIYDPNGINLDVVLDLKNNKRARISEYAKLVPGSEYHEGSKGVWTVKCDIALPCATQNELDLEGAKALIANGVKAVAEGANMPSTPEAIEAFQKAGVLFGPAKAANAGGVATSGLEMSQNSERLSWTFEEVDKKLEGIMKSIYAAASSAAVKYGQKGNLVMGANIAGFLKVADAMKWQGAV is encoded by the coding sequence ATGGCAATTAAGAATGCTTACCTTCAGAAGGTTTATGAAAAGGTCGTCGCACGCGATCCGGACCAGGCTCTCTTCCACCAGGCTGTCCGTGAATTCCTCGAATCCCTCGACCCGGTCCTCGAACAGGACAAGTCCTGGGAAACTAACGGCGTGATCGACCGCCTCGTCGAACCGGAACGCGTGATCACTTTCCGCGTACCTTGGCTCGATGACAAGGGTAACGTTCAGGTGAACCGTGGCTACCGCGTGCAGTTCAACTCCGCCATTGGCCCGTACAAGGGCGGTATCCGTCTCCGTAACGAAGTGACGCTTTCCATGCTCAAGTTCCTCGGCTTCGAACAGATCTTCAAGAACAGCTTGACCACGCTCCCCATGGGCGGCGGCAAGGGCGGTTCCGACTTCGATCCTAAGGGCAAGAGCGACAACGAAGTGATGCGTTTCTGCCAGTCCTTCATGACTGAACTCTGCAAGCACGTCGGTGCTGACACGGACGTTCCGGCTGGTGACCAGGGTACTGGCGCTCGCGAAATCGGTTACATGTTCGGTCAGTACAAGCGCATCCGCAACGAATTTGTGGGCGTTCTCACGGGTAAGGGCCTCTCCTACGGTGGTTCTCTCGCTCGTACCGAAGCTACTGGTTACGGCCTCTGCTACTTCACTCGCGAAATGCTCAAGGACCTCGCTAACGACTCCTTCGAAGGCAAGACCGTCGTGATTTCCGGTTCCGGTAACGTTGCTCAGTTCGCTTGCCAGAAGGCTACTCAGCTCGGTGCTAAGGTTGTGACCGTTTCTGACTCCAACGGCTACATCTACGACCCGAACGGCATCAACCTCGACGTCGTTCTCGACCTCAAGAACAACAAGCGCGCTCGTATCAGCGAATACGCTAAGCTCGTTCCGGGTTCTGAATACCACGAAGGTTCTAAGGGCGTTTGGACTGTCAAGTGCGACATCGCTCTCCCGTGCGCAACTCAGAACGAACTCGACCTCGAAGGTGCCAAGGCCCTTATCGCTAACGGCGTGAAGGCTGTTGCTGAAGGTGCTAACATGCCGTCTACTCCGGAAGCTATCGAAGCCTTCCAGAAGGCTGGCGTTCTCTTTGGACCTGCCAAGGCTGCTAACGCTGGTGGCGTTGCTACCTCCGGCCTCGAAATGTCTCAGAACTCCGAACGTCTTTCCTGGACCTTCGAAGAAGTGGACAAGAAGCTCGAAGGCATCATGAAGAGCATCTACGCCGCTGCTTCCTCTGCCGCTGTCAAGTACGGCCAGAAGGGCAACCTCGTCATGGGTGCAAACATCGCTGGCTTCCTCAAGGTTGCCGATGCCATGAAGTGGCAGGGCGCGGTGTAA
- a CDS encoding acyl carrier protein: MANEEIKSKLKAFFMSDLGVDGDVLNYDTPLFGEEIGLDSVDSLEIISFVDDNFGVSMTGVAKENFQSIDTIAAFIEKNKA; the protein is encoded by the coding sequence ATGGCAAACGAAGAAATCAAGAGCAAACTCAAGGCATTCTTTATGTCCGATCTCGGCGTAGACGGCGATGTCCTGAATTACGATACTCCGCTTTTCGGCGAAGAAATCGGTCTTGACTCCGTGGACTCCCTTGAAATCATCTCCTTCGTCGATGACAACTTCGGCGTTTCTATGACTGGCGTTGCTAAGGAAAACTTCCAGAGCATCGATACCATCGCCGCTTTCATCGAAAAGAACAAGGCTTAA
- a CDS encoding acyl-CoA carboxylase subunit beta, with protein sequence MWDKSYLEKLSERNAKAQAGGGAARVEKQHSQGKLTARERLEILFDKGTFKEIGAMRLSQSIELPESKRIYGDGVVTGYGKINGRPVYACSQDFTVSGGSLGSAHAKKICHVMDLALDSMVPFISINDGGGARIEEGVSSLDGYSGIFARNTWASGVIPQISVILGPCAGGACYSPAITDFIFMTEKTSQMFITGPAVVKAVTAEVVTPDQLGGAGVHSSKSGVAHFVYKDDKECLEGVRNLLKYLPQSNTDKSVAQAGTIVDKSADIEEIIPDNFKRAYDVRDVLNCFADKDSFLEIQPEFAKNVVIGFIRLDGNVIGVVANQPKYLAGSLDVDASDKAARFVRFCDSFNIPILTLEDVPGYMPGTKQEHNGIIRHGAKLLFAYAEATVPRVTLILRKAYGGAYIAMNSKNLGADCVFALPIAQIAVMGAEGAVDILRRKEIAASAEPAKLREQYIAQYEEKYLNPYIAAGNGFIDEVIEPKSVRDRLVSAFENLKNKKKAVLWKKHGNIPL encoded by the coding sequence ATGTGGGATAAATCGTATTTAGAAAAGTTGAGCGAACGCAACGCCAAGGCACAGGCCGGTGGTGGCGCCGCTCGTGTAGAAAAGCAGCATTCCCAGGGCAAGCTCACCGCTCGAGAACGCCTTGAAATCCTTTTTGACAAGGGAACGTTCAAGGAAATCGGTGCTATGCGCCTATCCCAGAGCATCGAGCTCCCGGAATCCAAGCGCATTTACGGTGACGGTGTCGTGACGGGTTACGGCAAGATCAATGGCCGCCCGGTTTACGCTTGCTCCCAGGACTTCACGGTGAGCGGCGGTTCTCTCGGTTCCGCACACGCCAAAAAGATTTGCCACGTGATGGACCTCGCCCTTGATTCCATGGTGCCGTTCATCAGCATCAACGATGGCGGTGGCGCACGTATCGAAGAAGGCGTTAGCTCCCTCGACGGTTACAGTGGCATTTTTGCCCGTAACACTTGGGCAAGCGGCGTGATTCCGCAGATTTCCGTGATTCTCGGACCGTGCGCAGGTGGTGCTTGCTACTCCCCGGCTATTACAGACTTTATCTTCATGACCGAAAAGACGAGCCAGATGTTCATCACGGGCCCGGCTGTCGTGAAGGCTGTGACTGCTGAAGTCGTGACCCCGGATCAGCTCGGTGGCGCAGGCGTTCATTCTTCCAAATCCGGTGTTGCACACTTCGTGTACAAGGACGACAAGGAATGCCTCGAAGGCGTGCGTAACTTGCTCAAGTACCTCCCGCAGAGCAACACAGACAAGTCTGTCGCTCAGGCCGGTACAATCGTGGACAAGTCCGCCGATATCGAAGAAATCATTCCGGACAACTTCAAGCGCGCTTACGATGTTCGCGACGTGCTCAACTGCTTTGCCGACAAGGATTCCTTCCTTGAAATCCAGCCGGAATTTGCAAAGAACGTTGTCATCGGCTTTATCCGCCTCGACGGTAACGTGATTGGCGTTGTCGCTAACCAGCCGAAGTACCTCGCCGGTTCTTTGGACGTGGACGCCAGCGATAAGGCAGCACGCTTTGTCCGCTTCTGCGATAGCTTCAACATTCCTATCCTTACGCTCGAAGACGTTCCGGGTTACATGCCGGGCACGAAGCAGGAACACAACGGCATTATCCGCCACGGTGCAAAGCTCCTCTTTGCATACGCCGAAGCAACAGTGCCGCGCGTGACGCTCATCCTCCGCAAGGCTTACGGTGGCGCATACATCGCCATGAACAGCAAGAACCTCGGTGCAGACTGCGTGTTCGCCCTCCCGATCGCTCAGATTGCTGTGATGGGTGCAGAAGGCGCTGTCGACATTCTCCGCAGAAAGGAAATCGCCGCTTCTGCAGAACCGGCCAAGCTCCGCGAACAGTACATCGCTCAGTACGAAGAAAAGTACTTGAACCCGTACATTGCCGCTGGCAACGGATTCATCGACGAAGTCATTGAACCGAAGAGCGTTCGTGACCGCCTTGTTTCTGCATTCGAAAACTTGAAGAACAAGAAGAAGGCTGTGCTTTGGAAGAAGCACGGAAATATTCCGCTGTAA
- a CDS encoding beta-ketoacyl-[acyl-carrier-protein] synthase family protein, which translates to MTSNNRRCVVSGLGVICAVGNNVEETWKNALNSVSGIHKTTSLDTKNCYADLAAEVNCDTLDDIECPDEKDRASKLCIKAMKEALNDAGLGDFADSSRVSVIIGSCVGGVLSIEQYHRHGKNVNEIPKMPIAAIASQVAEACHAGGIVTNVGNACAAGTISIALACDLIRAGKADVVIAGGSDSFASVPYSGFLSLHALDENGCSPFNHCNGITLGEGAGIVIVESLEHAEKRNAKRYCEVLGAGVTSDAHHITAPREDGVCLLEAMDRAVKNSGIKKSDIGYLNAHGTGTGKNDNAEINAFHKFFDEENPTLSVSSTKVMTGHCLGAAGAIEAVFSIKALTTNTVLPTLHYTAEDSEALKAKVGTMDYVQNTPRAKELECVMSNNVAFGGTNASIVFSKKPGDVQSQVAKDKKIAVTGIGIVSPIGNSKEIYLDAVKNGKLPESASICSTVTNDDYKELGIKMAFYRKLDNLGQLQTVSGMRALKDANFTVTEDNAKQIGIIVGTSEGGLGATYDFEELIAEAGNAGGSAFKFPHTVYNAAGGYLSILSGIKGYGVTITTGPLSGLDSIGYSMNVIHDGQEEAMMATGTDENLPIITELCQKMNVAADKVVEPYSNSNGFVVGDGSVSIIMETEDYAKSRGAKVYCYALGYGNGRKNVKFGHISGSDEALDLAIKDALNDAGVSIDEIDAVCGFANGFKKIDDIEKGAYARVFGDKLASLPLFQVKERVGEGRAASATLAAAEAALMLGGELAEENAYFIANGEVSKKKVATAGFKKILVTSFATGGSYSAVVLGK; encoded by the coding sequence ATGACTTCTAATAATCGTCGCTGTGTTGTTTCTGGCCTTGGCGTTATCTGCGCCGTAGGCAACAATGTTGAAGAAACCTGGAAAAACGCCCTGAATTCCGTCTCCGGTATTCACAAGACTACTTCGCTCGATACCAAGAACTGCTATGCAGACCTCGCTGCCGAAGTGAACTGTGATACGCTGGACGATATCGAATGCCCGGACGAAAAGGACCGCGCCTCCAAGCTCTGCATCAAGGCTATGAAAGAAGCCCTGAACGATGCAGGTCTCGGTGACTTTGCCGATAGCAGCCGCGTAAGCGTCATCATCGGTAGCTGCGTGGGTGGAGTCCTCAGCATTGAACAGTACCACCGCCACGGTAAGAACGTCAACGAAATTCCGAAGATGCCCATTGCCGCAATCGCCTCCCAGGTGGCAGAAGCTTGCCATGCGGGCGGCATTGTCACGAACGTGGGCAACGCTTGCGCTGCCGGTACGATTTCCATTGCTCTTGCTTGCGACCTTATCCGCGCAGGCAAGGCTGATGTCGTGATCGCCGGTGGCTCCGACTCCTTTGCTTCTGTTCCGTATTCCGGCTTCCTTTCTCTCCATGCCTTGGACGAAAATGGTTGCTCTCCGTTCAACCACTGCAACGGCATCACCCTCGGTGAAGGCGCTGGCATCGTGATTGTCGAATCTCTGGAACATGCCGAAAAGCGTAACGCCAAACGTTATTGCGAAGTTCTCGGCGCAGGTGTCACAAGCGACGCTCACCACATTACGGCTCCTCGCGAAGATGGCGTCTGCCTCCTCGAAGCGATGGACCGCGCTGTCAAGAATTCTGGCATCAAGAAGTCTGACATCGGTTATCTGAACGCTCATGGTACGGGTACGGGCAAGAACGACAATGCAGAAATCAATGCATTCCACAAGTTCTTCGACGAAGAAAATCCGACCTTGAGTGTCAGTTCGACCAAGGTAATGACGGGCCACTGCCTCGGCGCTGCCGGTGCAATCGAAGCCGTGTTCAGCATCAAGGCTCTCACGACGAATACCGTTTTGCCGACGCTCCATTACACTGCCGAAGATTCCGAAGCCCTCAAGGCCAAGGTCGGCACGATGGACTATGTGCAGAACACCCCGCGTGCCAAGGAACTCGAATGCGTCATGAGCAACAACGTCGCTTTCGGCGGCACGAACGCAAGTATCGTGTTCAGCAAGAAGCCGGGCGATGTGCAGAGCCAGGTCGCTAAGGATAAGAAGATTGCTGTGACAGGTATTGGCATTGTAAGCCCGATCGGTAACAGCAAGGAAATATACCTTGACGCCGTCAAGAACGGTAAGCTCCCGGAATCCGCTTCCATTTGCTCTACCGTCACGAACGACGACTACAAGGAACTCGGCATCAAGATGGCCTTCTACCGCAAGCTCGACAATCTGGGCCAGCTCCAGACCGTGTCCGGCATGCGCGCCCTCAAGGATGCAAACTTTACGGTCACTGAAGACAACGCCAAGCAGATTGGTATCATCGTGGGTACTAGCGAAGGCGGCCTCGGTGCCACTTACGATTTCGAGGAACTCATTGCCGAAGCCGGTAATGCAGGCGGTAGCGCCTTCAAGTTCCCTCACACAGTTTATAATGCCGCCGGTGGTTACCTCTCGATTCTCTCTGGAATCAAGGGCTACGGCGTCACCATCACGACGGGTCCGCTCTCCGGTCTCGATAGCATCGGCTACTCCATGAATGTCATCCACGACGGTCAGGAAGAGGCTATGATGGCTACGGGTACGGACGAAAACCTCCCGATCATCACCGAACTTTGCCAGAAGATGAACGTCGCCGCCGACAAAGTGGTGGAACCGTATTCCAACTCCAATGGCTTTGTGGTGGGCGATGGCTCCGTTTCTATCATCATGGAAACCGAAGACTACGCCAAGTCCCGTGGTGCAAAGGTTTACTGCTACGCCCTCGGTTACGGCAACGGCCGCAAGAACGTGAAGTTCGGCCACATCTCCGGTTCTGACGAAGCTCTTGACCTTGCTATCAAGGATGCTCTCAACGATGCAGGCGTGAGCATTGACGAAATTGACGCTGTCTGCGGTTTTGCAAACGGCTTCAAGAAGATTGACGATATCGAAAAGGGTGCATACGCACGCGTGTTTGGCGACAAGCTTGCAAGCCTCCCGCTCTTCCAGGTGAAGGAACGCGTGGGCGAAGGCCGTGCCGCTTCCGCGACACTCGCCGCTGCCGAAGCTGCTCTCATGCTCGGTGGTGAACTTGCCGAAGAAAACGCCTACTTTATCGCAAATGGCGAAGTGTCCAAGAAGAAGGTCGCAACAGCGGGCTTCAAGAAGATCTTGGTCACTTCCTTTGCAACGGGTGGTTCTTACAGCGCCGTCGTTCTCGGTAAATAA
- a CDS encoding inositol monophosphatase family protein, protein MSDLNEFLSVAKELALKAGDLCLELQNNLGDVRYKTVKDVVTIADVSSEKLIVEGLRAAFPTHSIRTEEAGVIEGSDPRYRWIIDPVDGTVNFSRGIPLWGISIALHFEGKPLVAVVNLPKLGELYTAAKGMGAFMNGKQIHVSRESNPTHAIVSNGDFNVGDAAKINAQNSHNFAREAETFERVKCLGSAVIEGCFTACGRIDCFVMTMSYPWDIAAIALLVEEAGGKSTHIDGSPMQFVDAEQVIFTNGLLHETLVKTLA, encoded by the coding sequence ATGTCAGACCTTAACGAATTTCTTTCTGTCGCAAAGGAACTTGCTCTTAAAGCAGGCGACCTTTGCCTTGAACTCCAGAACAACCTTGGCGATGTCCGCTACAAGACTGTCAAAGACGTTGTGACTATCGCTGATGTCTCCAGCGAAAAACTCATTGTTGAAGGGCTTCGTGCTGCTTTCCCGACGCACTCCATTCGCACCGAAGAAGCGGGCGTCATTGAAGGCTCGGATCCGCGCTATCGCTGGATTATCGACCCGGTCGATGGAACGGTGAATTTTAGCCGAGGCATTCCGCTGTGGGGCATTTCTATTGCGCTCCATTTTGAAGGCAAACCGCTAGTGGCGGTTGTTAATTTACCCAAACTCGGTGAACTCTACACCGCAGCAAAAGGCATGGGTGCGTTCATGAATGGCAAACAAATTCACGTGAGCCGCGAATCGAATCCGACACATGCGATTGTTTCGAATGGCGATTTCAACGTGGGCGATGCCGCAAAAATTAATGCGCAGAATTCGCACAATTTTGCTCGCGAAGCTGAAACGTTTGAACGCGTAAAGTGCTTGGGCTCTGCGGTGATTGAAGGCTGCTTCACGGCCTGCGGTCGCATTGATTGCTTTGTGATGACCATGAGCTATCCGTGGGACATTGCTGCGATTGCGCTCCTCGTCGAAGAAGCGGGTGGCAAGTCTACACACATTGACGGGTCTCCTATGCAATTTGTCGATGCCGAACAGGTCATCTTCACGAACGGACTTTTGCACGAAACCCTCGTGAAAACCCTCGCTTAA
- a CDS encoding SDR family NAD(P)-dependent oxidoreductase — MKVAIVTGSSKGIGKACALRLARDGYTVVVNYSSSDEAALQTLEQIKAEGGDGMVYKANVAVLAEVKQMVRDVFKAYGRIDVLVNNAGIVRDEYLLMMNPDTLDKCFDLNVKGYFYCAQQVAVKMYKQKSGVIINMSSVSSKFALAGQAVYSATKGAVNSFTQTLAKELGGYGIRVNAVAPGFVATEMIEAIPEETRKGYLEKVPLKRFASADEVANVVSALASDQFAYVTGQVIVLDGGLSL, encoded by the coding sequence ATGAAAGTTGCAATCGTTACTGGTTCTTCTAAGGGGATTGGCAAGGCTTGTGCCTTGCGCCTCGCTCGTGACGGCTACACGGTCGTCGTAAACTACTCCAGCTCTGATGAAGCTGCACTCCAGACGCTTGAACAAATTAAGGCTGAAGGTGGCGATGGCATGGTCTACAAGGCTAACGTCGCTGTTCTTGCCGAAGTCAAGCAGATGGTGCGCGATGTTTTCAAGGCTTATGGCCGTATCGATGTTCTTGTGAACAACGCCGGTATCGTCCGTGACGAATATCTTTTGATGATGAACCCGGATACGCTCGACAAGTGCTTTGACTTGAACGTGAAGGGCTACTTCTACTGCGCACAGCAGGTCGCTGTCAAGATGTACAAGCAGAAGTCTGGCGTTATCATCAACATGTCTTCTGTTTCTTCTAAGTTTGCTCTCGCAGGCCAGGCCGTTTACAGTGCCACGAAGGGCGCCGTGAACTCCTTTACGCAGACGCTCGCCAAGGAACTTGGCGGTTACGGCATCCGCGTGAACGCTGTCGCTCCGGGCTTTGTCGCTACTGAAATGATTGAAGCTATTCCGGAAGAAACCCGCAAGGGCTACCTTGAAAAGGTGCCACTCAAGCGCTTTGCCTCTGCTGACGAAGTCGCAAACGTCGTTTCCGCTCTCGCTTCTGACCAGTTCGCCTATGTGACGGGTCAGGTCATCGTTTTGGATGGAGGCCTTTCCCTGTGA
- the fabZ gene encoding 3-hydroxyacyl-ACP dehydratase FabZ — translation MNIYQISEKIAQRPPFQMIEKVTELVPNESATGIKNVSVNEPYFMGHFPGTPIMPGVLICEACAQLCSLVIEKPAEDLEKNLYVLLKIDGFKFVKPVIPGDQLEISVNKTKGGGVIVGFDCVVKVNGNVHAKGSLTFTSIPKESLGK, via the coding sequence ATGAACATTTACCAGATCAGCGAAAAAATTGCCCAGCGTCCGCCTTTCCAGATGATTGAAAAGGTCACGGAACTCGTTCCGAACGAATCTGCAACGGGCATCAAGAATGTCTCTGTAAACGAACCGTACTTCATGGGCCACTTCCCGGGCACCCCGATTATGCCGGGCGTCCTCATTTGCGAAGCTTGCGCCCAGCTCTGCTCTCTCGTTATCGAGAAGCCGGCTGAAGACCTCGAAAAAAACTTGTACGTTCTTTTGAAGATTGACGGTTTCAAGTTCGTGAAGCCTGTGATTCCGGGCGACCAGCTCGAAATCTCCGTCAACAAGACGAAGGGCGGTGGAGTCATCGTCGGTTTTGACTGCGTTGTCAAGGTGAACGGCAATGTCCATGCCAAGGGCTCCCTTACGTTTACGTCTATTCCCAAAGAATCTCTGGGCAAATAA
- a CDS encoding lysophospholipid acyltransferase family protein: MFWKFVLFLVVYGVRTYLLVVYRPKMTFLGSVKSTDLKEPMIIIANHTSMLDPLMVQSLFFHKRSIVVAKDQVEDPHFSWALKRFKNVIPCDRFNLDTEWALLAKKELEKGNSVIIFPEGKCRYDGLLNEFKTGFAFLARSTGYPVLSLGIDGIYKMGHRTQILVDEPEKIERVKGIPSSKHLAERSEYFRQKVWELKQRALGQTGAILPVATETPAEVLPEESK; the protein is encoded by the coding sequence TTGTTTTGGAAGTTTGTGCTCTTCCTCGTTGTTTACGGGGTGCGCACTTACTTGTTAGTCGTTTATCGTCCCAAGATGACGTTCTTAGGGTCTGTCAAGTCGACTGACCTTAAGGAACCGATGATTATTATTGCTAACCACACGAGCATGCTCGATCCCTTGATGGTGCAGTCCCTGTTCTTCCACAAGCGCAGTATCGTTGTGGCTAAGGACCAGGTCGAAGACCCGCATTTCAGCTGGGCTTTGAAGCGTTTCAAGAACGTCATTCCTTGCGACCGCTTTAATCTTGATACCGAATGGGCGCTCCTTGCCAAGAAGGAACTTGAAAAGGGCAATTCCGTTATTATCTTCCCGGAAGGCAAGTGCCGTTATGATGGCCTCTTGAATGAGTTCAAGACGGGTTTTGCATTCCTCGCTCGCAGTACGGGTTATCCGGTCCTTTCTCTCGGCATTGACGGCATTTACAAGATGGGGCACCGCACGCAGATTTTGGTGGACGAACCCGAAAAGATTGAACGCGTCAAGGGCATTCCGTCTTCCAAGCATCTTGCAGAACGCAGCGAATATTTCCGCCAGAAGGTTTGGGAACTCAAGCAGCGCGCTTTGGGCCAGACGGGGGCTATTCTCCCTGTGGCTACCGAAACTCCTGCAGAAGTTTTGCCCGAGGAGAGCAAGTAA